A portion of the Cryptomeria japonica chromosome 5, Sugi_1.0, whole genome shotgun sequence genome contains these proteins:
- the LOC131062084 gene encoding inorganic pyrophosphatase TTM1 isoform X1 → MAMNSVMARSDSRLVRVSSKGKKGGGGLLKNQLELVKRKDCDRYTIAKIPENLSFEKGFYMFIRACQLLAQNNEGISVVGLAGPSGAGKTVFCDKVLNCMPGIASISMDNYNDASRLVDGNFDDPALTDYGTLLQNILDLKDGKPVKIPVYDFKLSCRTGYRDVDVPSSRIVIIEGIHALNEQLRPLLDLCVSVTGGVHFDLVKRVLRDIGRCGQEPAEIIAQISETVYPMYKVHIEPQLETAHIKIINKFNPFSGFQTPTYILKSSRVVTEDQIREVLSIEDPGKTEETYDIYLLPPGEDPETCQSYLRMRSREGKYNLMFEQEWVTDHPFIISPRITFEVGVRLLGGLMALGYTITSSLKRTSRIFTDDRVIVKVDKLEQLHRKYIQVQGKDRSFVAEVAQKLGLDGSYVPRSYIEQIQLEKLTAEIMEIPDDLKSKLLQNDSEVASPRSFSWISEAKPGLKNQYSKSWSRNSSNDMCIREDYDHPDRPQKTSSKSPLSWEKVNSKKYDNGVPDSPREIQDQDYGRLAEQMAGVSERLDEVLSRVSELETKLPQCGSQGHLPRQGSAVGSFGNSLGVVNCNGNPSGSGSSPPITASNGSGPGLDSSVVEEVRNLVRGQRHLTKQLDLLSKLLRESIDSPSDNKKNDKWKWESHFGRMRTNDSGLAIVATLVTIGIGGVIGMIVLRTSRT, encoded by the exons ATGGCTATGAATTCTGTCATGGCGCGCTCGGACAGCCGATTGGTGCGTGTTTCTTCCAAGGGGAAGAAGGGCGGCGGTGGGCTATTGAAGAACCAGTTGGAGCTCGTGAAGAGGAAAGATTGTGACAGATATACAATTGCTAAAATTCCTGAGAATCTTTCGTTCGAAAAGGGCTTTTATATGTTTATTAGGGCGTGCCAGTTATTGGCGCAGAACAATGAAGGGATTAGTGTGGTCGGTTTGGCCGGGCCTTCCGGAGCGGGGAaaactgttttttgtgacaaggtTTTGAATTGCATGCCAGGCATTGCctctatttctatggataattaCAATGATGCAAGCCGCCTCGTGGATGGCAACTTTGACG ATCCAGCACTGACAGATTATGGTACTCTTCTTCAGAACATTCTGGATTTAAAAGATGGAAAACCTGTAAAAATTCCTGTATATGATTTTAAGCTCAGCTGTCGCACTGGCTACAG GGATGTTGATGTTCCATCATCAAGGATTGTTATCATTGAGGGTATCCATGCTTTAAATGAACAATTACGCCCATTGCTGGATCTTTGTGTATCTGTCACCGGAGGTGTTCACTTTGATCTTGTCAAACGGGTTCTGAGGGATATTGGCCGTTGTGGTCAGGAACCTGCAGAAATTATTGCTCAAATATCAGAAACA GTTTATCCAATGTATAAGGTACATATTGAACCTCAACTGGAGACTGCACATATTAAAATTATCAATAAATTCAATCCTTTTTCTGGATTTCAAACTCCAACCTACATTTTGAAG TCTAGTCGTGTTGTAACAGAGGACCAAATTAGGGAAGTTTTGTCCATAGAAGATCCAGGAAAAACTGAAGAAACTTATGACATCTATCTTTTGCCTCCTGGGGAAGATCCAGAGACATGCCAATCTTACCTGAGGATGCGAAGTAGAGAGGGAAAATACAACCTTATGTTTGAG CAGGAATGGGTTACAGATCATCCATTTATTATATCTCCAAGGATTACATTTGAAGTAGGTGTCCGTCTTCTTGGAGGCTTGATGGCCCTAGGATACACAATAACTTCATCATTGAAGCGAACAAGTCGCATATTCACAGATGATAGGGTGATAGTGAAAGTTGATAAGCTTGAACAACTGCACCGGAAGTATATACAG GTCCAGGGTAAGGACAGGTCCTTTGTTGCAGAGGTTGCTCAGAAATTGGGCCTTGATGGGTCATATGTTCCTCGCTCTTATATTGAGCAAATTCAACTTGAGAAGTTAACAGCTGAAATAATG GAAATTCCTGATGACCTTAAGTCCAAGCTATTACAAAACGATTCCGAGGTTGCCAGTCCCAGGTCATTTTCGTGGATATCTGAGGCGAAACCTGGGTTGAAGAATCAGTATAGTAAAAG CTGGAGCAGAAATAGCAGCAATGATATGTGTATAAG AGAAGATTATGATCATCCAGATAGGCCACAGAAAACTTCGTCGAAGTCTCCATTGTCTTGGGAAAAGGTAAACAGCAAAAAATATGATAACGGTGTGCCAGACTCACCACGGGAGATTCAAGACCAG GACTATGGACGGCTTGCAGAACAAATGGCTGGTGTCAGTGAAAGACTAGATGAAGTCTTGTCTCGTGTTTCAGAACTAGAAACTAAACTTCCTCAGTGTGGCAGCCAAGGGCATCTCCCACGGCAAGGTTCAGCTGTTGGTTCTTTTGGGAACAGTCTTGGTGTGGTGAACTGCAATGGGAATCCAAGTGGGTCCGGATCTTCTCCTCCAATTACAGCTTCAAATGGTTCAGGGCCAGGGTTAGATTCTAGCGTAGTTGAGGAG GTGAGGAATCTTGTTCGAGGTCAGAGGCATTTAACAAAGCAGTTGGATTTACTGAGTAAACTCTTACGTGAAAGCATTGATAGTCCAAGTGATAATAAGAAAAATGACAAATGGAAGTGGGAAAGTCATTTTGGAAGAATGAGGACAAATGATTCTGGTCTTGCCATTGTTGCTACCCTTGTAACTATAGGCATTGGAGGAGTTATAGGGATGATTGTATTAAGGACATCAAGGACGTGA
- the LOC131062084 gene encoding inorganic pyrophosphatase TTM1 isoform X2: protein MAMNSVMARSDSRLVRVSSKGKKGGGGLLKNQLELVKRKDCDRYTIAKIPENLSFEKGFYMFIRACQLLAQNNEGISVVGLAGPSGAGKTVFCDKVLNCMPGIASISMDNYNDASRLVDGNFDDPALTDYGTLLQNILDLKDGKPVKIPVYDFKLSCRTGYRDVDVPSSRIVIIEGIHALNEQLRPLLDLCVSVTGGVHFDLVKRVLRDIGRCGQEPAEIIAQISETVYPMYKVHIEPQLETAHIKIINKFNPFSGFQTPTYILKSSRVVTEDQIREVLSIEDPGKTEETYDIYLLPPGEDPETCQSYLRMRSREGKYNLMFEEWVTDHPFIISPRITFEVGVRLLGGLMALGYTITSSLKRTSRIFTDDRVIVKVDKLEQLHRKYIQVQGKDRSFVAEVAQKLGLDGSYVPRSYIEQIQLEKLTAEIMEIPDDLKSKLLQNDSEVASPRSFSWISEAKPGLKNQYSKSWSRNSSNDMCIREDYDHPDRPQKTSSKSPLSWEKVNSKKYDNGVPDSPREIQDQDYGRLAEQMAGVSERLDEVLSRVSELETKLPQCGSQGHLPRQGSAVGSFGNSLGVVNCNGNPSGSGSSPPITASNGSGPGLDSSVVEEVRNLVRGQRHLTKQLDLLSKLLRESIDSPSDNKKNDKWKWESHFGRMRTNDSGLAIVATLVTIGIGGVIGMIVLRTSRT from the exons ATGGCTATGAATTCTGTCATGGCGCGCTCGGACAGCCGATTGGTGCGTGTTTCTTCCAAGGGGAAGAAGGGCGGCGGTGGGCTATTGAAGAACCAGTTGGAGCTCGTGAAGAGGAAAGATTGTGACAGATATACAATTGCTAAAATTCCTGAGAATCTTTCGTTCGAAAAGGGCTTTTATATGTTTATTAGGGCGTGCCAGTTATTGGCGCAGAACAATGAAGGGATTAGTGTGGTCGGTTTGGCCGGGCCTTCCGGAGCGGGGAaaactgttttttgtgacaaggtTTTGAATTGCATGCCAGGCATTGCctctatttctatggataattaCAATGATGCAAGCCGCCTCGTGGATGGCAACTTTGACG ATCCAGCACTGACAGATTATGGTACTCTTCTTCAGAACATTCTGGATTTAAAAGATGGAAAACCTGTAAAAATTCCTGTATATGATTTTAAGCTCAGCTGTCGCACTGGCTACAG GGATGTTGATGTTCCATCATCAAGGATTGTTATCATTGAGGGTATCCATGCTTTAAATGAACAATTACGCCCATTGCTGGATCTTTGTGTATCTGTCACCGGAGGTGTTCACTTTGATCTTGTCAAACGGGTTCTGAGGGATATTGGCCGTTGTGGTCAGGAACCTGCAGAAATTATTGCTCAAATATCAGAAACA GTTTATCCAATGTATAAGGTACATATTGAACCTCAACTGGAGACTGCACATATTAAAATTATCAATAAATTCAATCCTTTTTCTGGATTTCAAACTCCAACCTACATTTTGAAG TCTAGTCGTGTTGTAACAGAGGACCAAATTAGGGAAGTTTTGTCCATAGAAGATCCAGGAAAAACTGAAGAAACTTATGACATCTATCTTTTGCCTCCTGGGGAAGATCCAGAGACATGCCAATCTTACCTGAGGATGCGAAGTAGAGAGGGAAAATACAACCTTATGTTTGAG GAATGGGTTACAGATCATCCATTTATTATATCTCCAAGGATTACATTTGAAGTAGGTGTCCGTCTTCTTGGAGGCTTGATGGCCCTAGGATACACAATAACTTCATCATTGAAGCGAACAAGTCGCATATTCACAGATGATAGGGTGATAGTGAAAGTTGATAAGCTTGAACAACTGCACCGGAAGTATATACAG GTCCAGGGTAAGGACAGGTCCTTTGTTGCAGAGGTTGCTCAGAAATTGGGCCTTGATGGGTCATATGTTCCTCGCTCTTATATTGAGCAAATTCAACTTGAGAAGTTAACAGCTGAAATAATG GAAATTCCTGATGACCTTAAGTCCAAGCTATTACAAAACGATTCCGAGGTTGCCAGTCCCAGGTCATTTTCGTGGATATCTGAGGCGAAACCTGGGTTGAAGAATCAGTATAGTAAAAG CTGGAGCAGAAATAGCAGCAATGATATGTGTATAAG AGAAGATTATGATCATCCAGATAGGCCACAGAAAACTTCGTCGAAGTCTCCATTGTCTTGGGAAAAGGTAAACAGCAAAAAATATGATAACGGTGTGCCAGACTCACCACGGGAGATTCAAGACCAG GACTATGGACGGCTTGCAGAACAAATGGCTGGTGTCAGTGAAAGACTAGATGAAGTCTTGTCTCGTGTTTCAGAACTAGAAACTAAACTTCCTCAGTGTGGCAGCCAAGGGCATCTCCCACGGCAAGGTTCAGCTGTTGGTTCTTTTGGGAACAGTCTTGGTGTGGTGAACTGCAATGGGAATCCAAGTGGGTCCGGATCTTCTCCTCCAATTACAGCTTCAAATGGTTCAGGGCCAGGGTTAGATTCTAGCGTAGTTGAGGAG GTGAGGAATCTTGTTCGAGGTCAGAGGCATTTAACAAAGCAGTTGGATTTACTGAGTAAACTCTTACGTGAAAGCATTGATAGTCCAAGTGATAATAAGAAAAATGACAAATGGAAGTGGGAAAGTCATTTTGGAAGAATGAGGACAAATGATTCTGGTCTTGCCATTGTTGCTACCCTTGTAACTATAGGCATTGGAGGAGTTATAGGGATGATTGTATTAAGGACATCAAGGACGTGA